ATTTACGGTATAGCGTAAAATTTTAACAAGGTAACGACCCTGCCATTTTCGTCCTGAATGGCCTTTAAACGCAGAGAGAACTGCCCCCGATTGGCCCCCGTCTGTTCGCACGCTTCCTTTGGCGTAAAACCGTCTACAAGATGCTGCCGCAGAGCTTCACGAACCTTCGGCCCTCGTATGTCAGTGCCAGCCAGCAGCAAGTCAAATTGCTCGGCAGGGACGTTACCCGG
The sequence above is drawn from the Pseudomonas sp. AB6 genome and encodes:
- a CDS encoding PapB/FocB family fimbrial expression transcriptional regulator, with product MGVYDLVPGNVPAEQFDLLLAGTDIRGPKVREALRQHLVDGFTPKEACEQTGANRGQFSLRLKAIQDENGRVVTLLKFYAIP